From Bacteroidota bacterium, one genomic window encodes:
- a CDS encoding GIY-YIG nuclease family protein, whose product MFFAYILKSLKDGKYYYGHTNTLDERIKRHNNGREKSTKSRRPFLLHYFEQFETMEEAADREYFFKSISGYVYLKGKGII is encoded by the coding sequence ATGTTTTTTGCTTATATATTGAAAAGTTTAAAGGATGGAAAATATTATTACGGTCATACAAATACTTTAGATGAAAGAATAAAAAGGCATAATAATGGAAGAGAAAAATCTACAAAAAGCAGGCGCCCTTTTCTTTTGCATTACTTCGAACAATTTGAAACAATGGAAGAAGCAGCCGATCGAGAATATTTTTTTAAATCTATAAGTGGTTATGTATATCTGAAAGGAAAAGGAATAATTTAG
- a CDS encoding T9SS type A sorting domain-containing protein gives MSCKSKIIFSQTGNRDYAGEIGKLKWWIDERISWLDAHIPGFCAPNAVNETVSPLMLRVYPNPFTQTFHLSCLLPSINETGKAEVSIELLNMLGEHVLLKYGDKTAGMYDEEFSTSGLAPGIYTVKFSVNNISFAKKL, from the coding sequence ATGAGTTGCAAAAGTAAAATTATTTTCTCTCAGACAGGAAATAGAGATTATGCCGGAGAAATAGGAAAATTAAAATGGTGGATTGACGAGCGCATCTCCTGGCTCGATGCACACATTCCCGGCTTCTGCGCGCCAAACGCAGTGAATGAAACTGTTTCTCCGCTCATGCTCCGGGTTTATCCCAATCCCTTCACGCAAACGTTTCATCTTTCTTGCCTGCTTCCTTCCATAAATGAAACCGGCAAGGCGGAAGTAAGCATTGAACTGCTGAACATGCTCGGAGAGCACGTGCTGCTGAAATACGGAGATAAAACTGCCGGAATGTATGACGAAGAATTTTCAACTTCAGGACTTGCTCCCGGAATTTACACTGTAAAGTTCAGCGTGAACAACATTTCATTTGCAAAGAAATTGTGA
- a CDS encoding choice-of-anchor B family protein — MKKILLASLFCILNSVLLFSQNLNVTLASTYTYSTGTIANICGWKSPVDGKEYALVGAHTGLSIVDVSNPSVPSEIVLINGPSCLWREIKTYGNYAYVTSECGNIGLQIVDLTNLPATNLTTATWTPTINTTTLATIHALHIDTAKGKVYLYGSNVGNQGAIIADIKTNPMAPVYKGSYDNRYIHDGYVRNDTLYACHIYDGDCEMVDVTNPVSGVSIGDVQTPGLFTHNSWLNANSKVVFTTDEVSDSYLTSYDISNPSNIFELDRIQSNPGSNSDVHNTHIIQKSGAEYAVTSWYNDGFTIVDVTRPDNMVQVGNYDTEPTVSGSGEDHDWGVYPFLPSGIIVASDMENGLFVCAPTYIRACYLEGTVTDCNTNAPLNNVNVTIQVTNPQSNSNTDVTDFAGKYAEGVPLAGTYQVIFSRTGYITDTDTVVLSNGVVTLDNFTLCPLPVFAYSGKIFDNSTSVGIPSAFVSVYDANSRWDTITDANGNFTIPTMFNGNYSVASGKWGYKTNCTAPQAITSTSAPFSMGLNKEIYDDFMWDYNWTISGNIVKGIWERAVPVGFYNSQGAPVNPSADVTNDCGDVCYANGNHGITGLDMGSTLLTSPVFDLSAYTNPYLYYSRWKYLPWNTNTDTVVITLSNGTNTATLEKLTYISPGNGQWVNKNYKISSLLSPTSSMSFTVRVTNNSGKDIIGALDRFFIVDSANSAVNEPTMNEEVNVFPNPSADGKFTVQSSGFNVEGIEIDNIFGEKVTRSVIPNAVRNLTIDLSNQPNGIYFIKLTTDRGIINKKIILNK, encoded by the coding sequence ATGAAAAAAATTTTACTTGCTTCTTTATTCTGTATTCTGAATTCTGTTCTTCTGTTCTCACAGAACCTGAATGTAACCCTCGCTTCCACCTACACCTATTCCACCGGCACTATTGCAAACATCTGCGGATGGAAAAGCCCCGTTGACGGAAAAGAATACGCGCTCGTGGGCGCACACACCGGCTTATCCATTGTAGATGTCAGCAATCCGTCCGTTCCTTCTGAAATAGTTCTCATCAACGGTCCCTCTTGCCTCTGGCGCGAAATAAAAACCTACGGCAATTATGCGTATGTAACTTCTGAATGCGGAAACATCGGCTTGCAGATTGTTGACCTCACCAATCTTCCCGCCACCAATCTCACCACCGCCACATGGACTCCCACCATTAATACCACCACGCTCGCCACCATTCATGCCTTGCATATAGATACTGCAAAAGGAAAAGTTTATCTCTATGGAAGCAACGTGGGAAACCAGGGCGCCATTATTGCGGATATTAAAACAAACCCCATGGCGCCTGTTTACAAAGGAAGTTATGACAACCGCTATATTCACGATGGTTATGTGCGCAACGATACGCTCTACGCCTGCCACATATACGATGGCGATTGCGAAATGGTGGACGTAACAAATCCCGTCAGCGGAGTTTCCATTGGCGATGTTCAAACGCCCGGCTTGTTCACGCATAACTCGTGGCTCAATGCAAACAGCAAAGTCGTTTTCACCACCGATGAAGTGAGTGATTCCTATCTTACTTCCTACGATATTTCCAATCCCTCAAACATTTTTGAATTAGACCGCATTCAATCCAATCCCGGAAGCAATTCTGATGTGCACAACACGCATATCATTCAGAAGAGCGGAGCGGAATATGCCGTTACTTCATGGTACAACGATGGCTTCACCATTGTGGATGTTACGCGCCCGGATAATATGGTGCAGGTGGGAAATTACGATACCGAACCTACTGTTTCCGGTTCAGGCGAAGACCACGACTGGGGAGTGTATCCTTTTCTTCCTTCGGGAATCATTGTGGCTTCCGATATGGAGAACGGATTATTTGTTTGTGCGCCCACCTATATTCGCGCCTGTTATCTCGAAGGAACCGTTACCGATTGCAACACAAACGCTCCGTTGAATAATGTGAATGTAACTATTCAGGTAACTAATCCGCAAAGCAATTCAAACACCGATGTAACCGACTTTGCAGGAAAATATGCCGAGGGTGTTCCGCTGGCAGGAACATATCAGGTAATCTTTTCCAGAACGGGCTACATCACCGATACCGATACGGTGGTTCTTTCCAACGGAGTGGTTACACTCGATAACTTTACGCTTTGCCCGCTGCCTGTTTTTGCTTACAGCGGAAAAATTTTCGACAACAGCACCAGCGTGGGAATTCCCAGCGCGTTTGTTTCTGTCTATGATGCTAATTCCCGGTGGGATACTATTACCGATGCAAATGGAAACTTTACCATTCCCACTATGTTCAACGGAAATTATTCGGTGGCTTCGGGAAAGTGGGGATATAAAACCAACTGCACAGCGCCTCAGGCAATCACTTCCACTTCCGCTCCCTTCAGCATGGGATTGAACAAAGAAATTTACGATGACTTTATGTGGGATTATAACTGGACGATTTCCGGAAACATAGTGAAAGGAATATGGGAACGCGCAGTCCCCGTTGGATTTTATAATTCGCAGGGCGCTCCGGTAAATCCTTCTGCCGATGTTACCAACGATTGCGGAGATGTTTGCTATGCCAACGGAAATCACGGCATCACCGGACTGGATATGGGAAGCACCCTTCTCACTTCGCCTGTGTTTGACCTTTCGGCTTACACCAATCCCTATCTCTATTATTCGCGGTGGAAATATCTTCCGTGGAATACCAACACCGACACAGTAGTGATTACGCTCAGCAACGGAACCAATACGGCAACTCTTGAAAAGTTAACTTACATTTCTCCGGGCAACGGGCAGTGGGTGAACAAGAATTATAAAATCTCTTCGCTGCTTAGCCCGACATCCTCCATGTCTTTTACGGTAAGAGTTACCAACAACAGCGGGAAAGATATTATCGGAGCGCTCGATAGATTTTTTATTGTTGACTCTGCCAACAGCGCAGTGAATGAACCAACGATGAATGAAGAAGTGAATGTGTTTCCCAATCCGTCCGCTGACGGAAAGTTCACGGTTCAGAGTTCAGGGTTCAATGTTGAAGGAATTGAAATAGATAATATATTCGGTGAAAAAGTGACACGAAGCGTCATTCCGAACGCAGTGAGGAATCTCACCATTGATTTATCCAATCAACCCAACGGAATCTACTTCATCAAACTTACAACTGACCGGGGAATCATCAACAAAAAAATAATCCTTAATAAATAA
- a CDS encoding choice-of-anchor B family protein encodes MKKLFPFGILFFIPYSLFLIPCAAQNMNITLAAQLSYGSQELSNIWGWKSPVDGKEYALVGAANGLSIVNVTNPSSPVQIVEIAPQDPASTNCSWREVKTWGNYAYVTTECGQTGLQIIDLTNLPSPSLPTVNWKPAILDSSIMKTDTLKTIHALHIDNGKLYLYGSNLSLGGALVADVNTTPMNPVYLGSYSAGGYIHDGYVQNDTMYAGHIWAGTVEIVDMKNPSNGIPLASFSTPGNFTHNTWLSSNGKTCFTTDEINGGYLASFDVSNFSNITQLDTFRTDPGSGVIVHNTYIIKKNGIDYAVTSWYKDGIIIADVSNPSNIKQVGNYDTSPLSGSGYGGCWGVYPYLPSGIIIASDIEQGLFVLNPTYVSAPEINSAGAGVSVYPNPSADGKFTVSGLWSGVQIQVYNVFGEKVYSTIQPSNHSTASVYLPSGTGRGIYFYRLLSTDGKEITGKLIIE; translated from the coding sequence ATGAAAAAACTTTTTCCCTTCGGCATTCTCTTCTTTATACCTTATTCCTTATTCCTTATTCCCTGCGCTGCGCAAAACATGAACATTACCCTTGCCGCGCAGTTGAGTTACGGCTCGCAGGAACTTTCAAACATCTGGGGATGGAAAAGCCCCGTTGACGGAAAAGAATACGCGCTCGTTGGCGCTGCCAACGGATTATCCATTGTGAATGTAACCAATCCTTCTTCGCCCGTGCAAATTGTGGAGATTGCTCCGCAAGACCCTGCTTCCACCAATTGCAGTTGGCGCGAAGTAAAAACCTGGGGCAACTATGCCTATGTTACCACCGAGTGCGGGCAAACCGGCTTGCAGATAATTGATTTGACCAATCTTCCTTCGCCCTCGCTTCCGACAGTAAACTGGAAACCCGCCATATTGGATTCAAGCATTATGAAAACCGACACGCTTAAAACCATTCACGCGCTGCATATTGATAATGGAAAATTATATTTATACGGAAGTAATCTTAGTTTAGGCGGAGCGCTGGTGGCAGATGTAAATACAACACCTATGAATCCTGTTTATCTTGGCAGTTACAGCGCAGGCGGATACATTCATGACGGCTATGTGCAGAACGATACCATGTATGCAGGGCATATCTGGGCGGGCACGGTGGAAATTGTGGATATGAAAAATCCCTCTAACGGAATTCCTCTCGCTTCTTTTTCAACGCCCGGAAATTTTACGCATAACACATGGCTTTCTTCCAACGGAAAAACCTGCTTCACCACCGATGAAATAAATGGCGGCTATCTTGCCTCGTTTGATGTTTCCAATTTTTCTAACATTACCCAACTCGATACTTTTCGCACCGACCCCGGCAGTGGGGTGATTGTGCACAATACGTATATAATAAAGAAGAATGGAATTGATTATGCCGTTACTTCGTGGTACAAGGATGGAATTATCATAGCAGATGTTTCGAATCCTTCCAACATAAAGCAAGTCGGCAACTACGATACTTCCCCGCTTTCGGGCAGCGGCTATGGCGGATGCTGGGGAGTGTATCCGTATCTTCCTTCGGGAATTATTATTGCCTCCGATATTGAGCAGGGATTATTCGTGCTGAACCCAACCTATGTATCAGCGCCCGAAATAAATTCAGCCGGTGCGGGCGTTTCAGTTTATCCCAACCCATCCGCTGACGGAAAGTTTACAGTTTCGGGTCTCTGGTCTGGGGTTCAAATACAAGTTTACAATGTGTTTGGCGAAAAAGTGTATTCAACCATTCAGCCATCTAACCATTCAACCGCTTCTGTTTATCTCCCTTCAGGG